One part of the Arabidopsis thaliana chromosome 4, partial sequence genome encodes these proteins:
- a CDS encoding Ankyrin repeat family protein (Ankyrin repeat family protein; INVOLVED IN: biological_process unknown; LOCATED IN: cellular_component unknown; CONTAINS InterPro DOMAIN/s: Ankyrin repeat-containing domain (InterPro:IPR020683), Ankyrin repeat (InterPro:IPR002110); BEST Arabidopsis thaliana protein match is: Ankyrin repeat family protein (TAIR:AT5G54620.1); Has 21804 Blast hits to 10802 proteins in 484 species: Archae - 19; Bacteria - 1454; Metazoa - 11942; Fungi - 1177; Plants - 2277; Viruses - 52; Other Eukaryotes - 4883 (source: NCBI BLink).), translated as MDPRLIVATQIGSIDELYAHIHENPYILEIIDAIPFINTPLHIASASGNLSFAMELMNLKPSFARKLNTYGLSPLHLAIEEGQTRLVLSLLKVDSDLVRLRGREGMTPFHQVVRRGETDLMTEFLLACPGCIKDANVNGETALHIAVSNDRYEELEVLLGWVQRLRQTDAESLEMQFLNKRDQDGNTALHIAAYQNRFKAVKILVKCSAVNRNIHNRTGLTALDILHNQRDHHANSNIENIIRKWGGKSGNSLPKSKKVSEILRSPISFTEHLFTQTARYRNQTSEGTRSALLVIAALIITATYQTALQPPGGVYQENAAEESKKSVAGEGYVWWFLWIAVPLYVSYLVSMSVISPDTVWYVSTNAGSVIIVVFAYMVVFFLRWKRSKKKVPGTSSELILEGLTTLDLAKGS; from the exons ATGGATCCAAGATTGATCGTAGCTACTCAAATCGGAAGCATCGATGAATTGTATGCTCATATCCATGAGAATCCATACATTCTTGAAATCATTGATGCAATACCTTTCATCAACACTCCTCTCCATATAGCTTCTGCTTCTGGTAACCTTTCTTTTGCCATGGAGCTGATGAATCTTAAGCCGTCTTTCGCGAGAAAACTTAACACATACGGGTTAAGTCCATTGCATCTTGCTATAGAGGAAGGTCAAACACGGTTGGTTCTAAGTTTACTCAAGGTTGATTCTGACCTTGTTCGCCTTCGAGGAAGAGAag GTATGACGCCGTTTCATCAAGTAGTAAGAAGAGGAGAAACTGATCTTATGACAGAGTTCCTCTTAGCTTGTCCTGGTTGCATTAAAGATGCAAACGTGAACGGTGAAACCGCTCTACACATCGCGGTTTCAAACGATAGATACGAAGAGCTTGAAGTACTCTTGGGATGGGTACAAAGACTTCGTCAAACAGACGCTGAATCGTTAGAGATGCAGTTTTTGAACAAACGTGATCAAGACGGTAACACAGCCTTACACATAGCAGCATATCAGAACAGATTCAAAGCAGTAAAGATATTGGTAAAATGTTCTGCAGTAAACCGGAACATTCATAACCGGACAGGTTTAACCGCCCTAGATATCTTACATAACCAGAGAGATCATCACGCAAACAGTAATATCGAAAACATAATCCGAAAATGGGGAGGTAAGAGTGGAAACTCTCTACCAAAATCCAAGAAAGTGTCGGAAATCTTGAGATCTCCGATTAGTTTCACCGAGCATTTGTTCACGCAAACAGCCCGGTATAGGAACCAGACTTCTGAAGGAACACGCAGCGCGCTTCTAGTGATAGCCGCGCTGATAATCACAGCTACTTATCAAACAGCTTTGCAGCCACCAGGAGGTGTATATCAAGAAAATGCAgcagaagaaagtaaaaagaGTGTTG CTGGTGAAGGCTATGTATGGTGGTTTCTTTGGATAGCAGTGCCATTGTATGTTTCTTACTTGGTTTCGATGTCGGTTATATCTCCAGATACAGTGTGGTACGTCTCTACTAATGCAGGCTCGGTTATAATCGTTGTTTTCGCTTACATGGTTGTGTTTTTCTTGCGGTGGAAGCGGTCTAAGAAGAAGGTACCTGGAACTAGTAGTGAGTTGATTCTTGAAGGCTTGACAACTCTGGATTTAGCTAAAGgatcataa
- a CDS encoding Ankyrin repeat family protein (Ankyrin repeat family protein; CONTAINS InterPro DOMAIN/s: Ankyrin repeat-containing domain (InterPro:IPR020683), Ankyrin repeat (InterPro:IPR002110); BEST Arabidopsis thaliana protein match is: Ankyrin repeat family protein (TAIR:AT5G54620.1); Has 21854 Blast hits to 10883 proteins in 482 species: Archae - 19; Bacteria - 1460; Metazoa - 11922; Fungi - 1177; Plants - 2352; Viruses - 52; Other Eukaryotes - 4872 (source: NCBI BLink).), with amino-acid sequence MDPRLIVATQIGSIDELYAHIHENPYILEIIDAIPFINTPLHIASASGNLSFAMELMNLKPSFARKLNTYGLSPLHLAIEEGQTRLVLSLLKVDSDLVRLRGREGMTPFHQVVRRGETDLMTEFLLACPGCIKDANVNGETALHIAVSNDRYEELEVLLGWVQRLRQTDAESLEMQFLNKRDQDGNTALHIAAYQNRFKAVKILVKCSAVNRNIHNRTGLTALDILHNQRDHHANSNIENIIRKWGGKSGNSLPKSKKVSEILRSPISFTEHLFTQTARYRNQTSEGTRSALLVIAALIITATYQTALQPPGGVYQENAAEESKKSVGTVVMSHKYFFVLRGVNTMAFVGAIFMAFCLLPAGEGYVWWFLWIAVPLYVSYLVSMSVISPDTVWYVSTNAGSVIIVVFAYMVVFFLRWKRSKKKVPGTSSELILEGLTTLDLAKGS; translated from the exons ATGGATCCAAGATTGATCGTAGCTACTCAAATCGGAAGCATCGATGAATTGTATGCTCATATCCATGAGAATCCATACATTCTTGAAATCATTGATGCAATACCTTTCATCAACACTCCTCTCCATATAGCTTCTGCTTCTGGTAACCTTTCTTTTGCCATGGAGCTGATGAATCTTAAGCCGTCTTTCGCGAGAAAACTTAACACATACGGGTTAAGTCCATTGCATCTTGCTATAGAGGAAGGTCAAACACGGTTGGTTCTAAGTTTACTCAAGGTTGATTCTGACCTTGTTCGCCTTCGAGGAAGAGAag GTATGACGCCGTTTCATCAAGTAGTAAGAAGAGGAGAAACTGATCTTATGACAGAGTTCCTCTTAGCTTGTCCTGGTTGCATTAAAGATGCAAACGTGAACGGTGAAACCGCTCTACACATCGCGGTTTCAAACGATAGATACGAAGAGCTTGAAGTACTCTTGGGATGGGTACAAAGACTTCGTCAAACAGACGCTGAATCGTTAGAGATGCAGTTTTTGAACAAACGTGATCAAGACGGTAACACAGCCTTACACATAGCAGCATATCAGAACAGATTCAAAGCAGTAAAGATATTGGTAAAATGTTCTGCAGTAAACCGGAACATTCATAACCGGACAGGTTTAACCGCCCTAGATATCTTACATAACCAGAGAGATCATCACGCAAACAGTAATATCGAAAACATAATCCGAAAATGGGGAGGTAAGAGTGGAAACTCTCTACCAAAATCCAAGAAAGTGTCGGAAATCTTGAGATCTCCGATTAGTTTCACCGAGCATTTGTTCACGCAAACAGCCCGGTATAGGAACCAGACTTCTGAAGGAACACGCAGCGCGCTTCTAGTGATAGCCGCGCTGATAATCACAGCTACTTATCAAACAGCTTTGCAGCCACCAGGAGGTGTATATCAAGAAAATGCAgcagaagaaagtaaaaagaGTGTTGGTACTGTTGTGATGAGTcataaatatttctttgttcttcgAGGTGTGAATACTATGGCTTTCGTTGGAGCGATTTTCATGGCGTTTTGTTTGTTACCAGCTGGTGAAGGCTATGTATGGTGGTTTCTTTGGATAGCAGTGCCATTGTATGTTTCTTACTTGGTTTCGATGTCGGTTATATCTCCAGATACAGTGTGGTACGTCTCTACTAATGCAGGCTCGGTTATAATCGTTGTTTTCGCTTACATGGTTGTGTTTTTCTTGCGGTGGAAGCGGTCTAAGAAGAAGGTACCTGGAACTAGTAGTGAGTTGATTCTTGAAGGCTTGACAACTCTGGATTTAGCTAAAGgatcataa
- a CDS encoding Protein kinase superfamily protein (Protein kinase superfamily protein; FUNCTIONS IN: protein serine/threonine kinase activity, protein kinase activity, kinase activity, ATP binding; INVOLVED IN: protein amino acid phosphorylation; LOCATED IN: plasma membrane; EXPRESSED IN: stem, cultured cell; CONTAINS InterPro DOMAIN/s: Protein kinase, ATP binding site (InterPro:IPR017441), Protein kinase, catalytic domain (InterPro:IPR000719), Serine/threonine-protein kinase domain (InterPro:IPR002290), Tyrosine-protein kinase, catalytic domain (InterPro:IPR020635), Serine/threonine-protein kinase-like domain (InterPro:IPR017442), Protein kinase-like domain (InterPro:IPR011009); BEST Arabidopsis thaliana protein match is: Protein kinase superfamily protein (TAIR:AT4G24100.1); Has 123193 Blast hits to 121433 proteins in 3863 species: Archae - 107; Bacteria - 14168; Metazoa - 45829; Fungi - 11619; Plants - 30923; Viruses - 608; Other Eukaryotes - 19939 (source: NCBI BLink).), translated as MVSRFRLALEAVLGSRRRKKMASTSSGGGGGGDKKKKKGFSVNPKDYKLMEEVGYGASAVVHRAIYLPTNEVVAIKSLDLDRCNSNLDDIRREAQTMTLIDHPNVIKSFCSFAVDHHLWVVMPFMAQGSCLHLMKAAYPDGFEEAAICSMLKETLKALDYLHRQGHIHRDVKAGNILLDDTGEIKLGDFGVSACLFDNGDRQRARNTFVGTPCWMAPEVLQPGSGYNSKADIWSFGITALELAHGHAPFSKYPPMKVLLMTIQNAPPGLDYDRDKKFSKSFKELVALCLVKDQTKRPTAEKLLKHSFFKNVKPPEICVKKLFVDLPPLWTRVKALQAKDAAQLALKGMASADQDAISQSEYQRGVSAWNFNIEDLKEQASLLDDDDILTESREEEESFGEQLHNKVNDRGQVSGSQLLSENMNGKEKASDTEVVEPICEEKSTLNSTTSSVEQPASSSEQDVPQAKGKPVRLQTHSGPLSSGVVLINSDSEKVHGYERSESERQLKSSVRRAPSFSGPLNLPNRASANSLSAPIKSSGGFRDSIDDKSKANVVQIKGRFSVTSENLDLARASPLRKSASVGNWILDSKMPTGQAIKESSSHLSFIIPQLQNLFQQNSMQQDLIMNLVNTLQQAAETTDGSQNGKLPPLPRGSDSNGTVVELTAAERERLLLTKITELRARMKELTEELEVEKSKQTQLQQKLKSVTGREQL; from the exons ATGGTGTCTCGGTTTCGTCTTGCTCTAGA GGCTGTTTTGGGTTCGAGACGACGTAAGAAGATGGCGAGTACtagtagtggtggtggtggtggtggtgataagaagaagaagaaaggtttcTCTGTAAACCCTAAAGATTATAAACTTATGGAAGAAGTTGGATATGGTGCTAGTGCTGTTGTTCATCGTGCTATTTATCTTCCTACTAATGAAGTTGTTGCTATCAAGTCTTTGGATCTCGATCGCTGCAATAGTAATCTG GATGATATAAGGAGGGAGGCTCAGACTATGACTTTGATAGACCATCCGAATGTTATAAAGTCGTTTTGTTCGTTTGCTGTTGATCATCATCTATGGGTCGTTATGCCATTTATGGCTCAGGGTTCGTGTTTGCATCTAATGAAAGCAGCGTATCCAGATGGATTTGAAGAGGCGGCTATATGTTCTATGCTGAAAGAAACACTTAAAGCTCTTGATTATCTTCATAGACAAGGGCATATCCATCGAGATGTTAAG GCTGGAAACATACTTCTTGATGACACTGGCGAGATTAAGTTAGGTGATTTTGGTGTCTCTGCATGTTTGTTTGACAATGGCGATAGGCAACGTGCAAGAAATACATTTGTTGGTACTCCATGCTG gATGGCACCGGAAGTCTTGCAGCCAGGGAGTGGATACAATTCAAA GGCTGATATATGGTCTTTTGGAATAACGGCGCTGGAGTTGGCTCACGGTCATGCACCTTTCTCAAAATATCCCCCTATGAAG GTACTCTTAATGACTATCCAAAATGCACCACCTGGCCTTGATTATGACCGTGATAAGAAGTTTTCAAAG TCCTTTAAAGAATTGGTAGCATTGTGTCTGGtgaaagatcaaacaaaaaggccAACTGCTGAAAAATTGTTGAAACACTCATTTTTCAAGAATGTGAAGCCTCCAGAGATCTgtgtaaaaaaattatttgtcgATTTACCACCTCTTTGGACTCGCGTAAAAGCTCTTCAG GCCAAGGATGCTGCACAGCTTGCTTTGAAAGGAATGGCCTCTGCTGACCAGGATGCTATATCACAG AGTGAATACCAAAGAGGAGTAAGTGCTTGGAACTTCAATATCGAAGATTTGAAAGAACAAGCATCTTTG ctagatgatgatgacattcTAACAGAGAgtagggaagaagaagaatcttttgGCGAACAGTTGCATAATAAG GTGAATGACAGAGGGCAAGTATCTGGTAGTCAATTGCTATCTGAAAACATGAATGGAAAGGAAAAAGCTTCAGATACTGAGGTGGTAGAACCTATCTGTGAAGAGAAATCCACTCTCAATTCAACCACTTCTTCTGTGGAACAACCGGCATCAAGTTCAGAACAAGACGTTCCACAGGCCAAGGGTAAGCCAGTGAGACTCCAGACTCATAGTGGACCACTTTCATCCGGTGTCGTGTTAATCAATTCAGACTCAGAGAAGGTTCATGGTTATGAAAG GTCTGAGAGTGAACGGCAACTGAAATCATCAGTCCGGAGGGCACCCAGCTTTAGTGGTCCTTTGAATCTTCCAAATCGTGCTTCAGCAAACAGTCTTTCAGCTCCTATCAAATCTTCTGGAG GATTTCGTGATTCTATAGATGACAAGTCGAAGGCTAATGTGGTTCAAATCAAAGGAAGATTTTCAGTAACATCAGAAAACTTGGATCTTGCAAGG GCATCCCCTTTGAGAAAATCTGCCAGTGTTGGGAATTGGATACTTGATTCTAAAATG CCAACGGGCCAGGCCATCAAGGAGTCAAGTAGTCATCTCTCATTCATTATACCTCAGCTTCAAAATCTGTTCCAGCAAAATTCAATGCAGCAG GATCTTATTATGAATCTAGTGAATACCTTACAACAAGCTGCTGAAACAACAGATG GTTCTCAAAATGGAAAGTTGCCGCCTTTGCCTCGAGGATCTGACAGCAATGGAACC GTTGTAGAACTTACAGCAGCTGAGCGAGAGAGGTTACTACTTACCAAGATAACCGAGCTTCGAGCTAG GATGAAAGAGTTGACGGAAGAACTTGAagtagaaaaatcaaaacagaccCAA CTGCAGCAGAAATTGAAATCAGTCACCGGTCGCGAGCAATTGTAA
- a CDS encoding Protein kinase superfamily protein, translating to MASTSSGGGGGGDKKKKKGFSVNPKDYKLMEEVGYGASAVVHRAIYLPTNEVVAIKSLDLDRCNSNLDDIRREAQTMTLIDHPNVIKSFCSFAVDHHLWVVMPFMAQGSCLHLMKAAYPDGFEEAAICSMLKETLKALDYLHRQGHIHRDVKAGNILLDDTGEIKLGDFGVSACLFDNGDRQRARNTFVGTPCWMAPEVLQPGSGYNSKADIWSFGITALELAHGHAPFSKYPPMKVLLMTIQNAPPGLDYDRDKKFSKSFKELVALCLVKDQTKRPTAEKLLKHSFFKNVKPPEICVKKLFVDLPPLWTRVKALQAKDAAQLALKGMASADQDAISQSEYQRGVSAWNFNIEDLKEQASLLDDDDILTESREEEESFGEQLHNKVNDRGQVSGSQLLSENMNGKEKASDTEVVEPICEEKSTLNSTTSSVEQPASSSEQDVPQAKGKPVRLQTHSGPLSSGVVLINSDSEKVHGYERSESERQLKSSVRRAPSFSGPLNLPNRASANSLSAPIKSSGGFRDSIDDKSKANVVQIKGRFSVTSENLDLARASPLRKSASVGNWILDSKMPTGQAIKESSSHLSFIIPQLQNLFQQNSMQQDLIMNLVNTLQQAAETTDGSQNGKLPPLPRGSDSNGTVVELTAAERERLLLTKITELRARMKELTEELEVEKSKQTQLQQKLKSVTGREQL from the exons ATGGCGAGTACtagtagtggtggtggtggtggtggtgataagaagaagaagaaaggtttcTCTGTAAACCCTAAAGATTATAAACTTATGGAAGAAGTTGGATATGGTGCTAGTGCTGTTGTTCATCGTGCTATTTATCTTCCTACTAATGAAGTTGTTGCTATCAAGTCTTTGGATCTCGATCGCTGCAATAGTAATCTG GATGATATAAGGAGGGAGGCTCAGACTATGACTTTGATAGACCATCCGAATGTTATAAAGTCGTTTTGTTCGTTTGCTGTTGATCATCATCTATGGGTCGTTATGCCATTTATGGCTCAGGGTTCGTGTTTGCATCTAATGAAAGCAGCGTATCCAGATGGATTTGAAGAGGCGGCTATATGTTCTATGCTGAAAGAAACACTTAAAGCTCTTGATTATCTTCATAGACAAGGGCATATCCATCGAGATGTTAAG GCTGGAAACATACTTCTTGATGACACTGGCGAGATTAAGTTAGGTGATTTTGGTGTCTCTGCATGTTTGTTTGACAATGGCGATAGGCAACGTGCAAGAAATACATTTGTTGGTACTCCATGCTG gATGGCACCGGAAGTCTTGCAGCCAGGGAGTGGATACAATTCAAA GGCTGATATATGGTCTTTTGGAATAACGGCGCTGGAGTTGGCTCACGGTCATGCACCTTTCTCAAAATATCCCCCTATGAAG GTACTCTTAATGACTATCCAAAATGCACCACCTGGCCTTGATTATGACCGTGATAAGAAGTTTTCAAAG TCCTTTAAAGAATTGGTAGCATTGTGTCTGGtgaaagatcaaacaaaaaggccAACTGCTGAAAAATTGTTGAAACACTCATTTTTCAAGAATGTGAAGCCTCCAGAGATCTgtgtaaaaaaattatttgtcgATTTACCACCTCTTTGGACTCGCGTAAAAGCTCTTCAG GCCAAGGATGCTGCACAGCTTGCTTTGAAAGGAATGGCCTCTGCTGACCAGGATGCTATATCACAG AGTGAATACCAAAGAGGAGTAAGTGCTTGGAACTTCAATATCGAAGATTTGAAAGAACAAGCATCTTTG ctagatgatgatgacattcTAACAGAGAgtagggaagaagaagaatcttttgGCGAACAGTTGCATAATAAG GTGAATGACAGAGGGCAAGTATCTGGTAGTCAATTGCTATCTGAAAACATGAATGGAAAGGAAAAAGCTTCAGATACTGAGGTGGTAGAACCTATCTGTGAAGAGAAATCCACTCTCAATTCAACCACTTCTTCTGTGGAACAACCGGCATCAAGTTCAGAACAAGACGTTCCACAGGCCAAGGGTAAGCCAGTGAGACTCCAGACTCATAGTGGACCACTTTCATCCGGTGTCGTGTTAATCAATTCAGACTCAGAGAAGGTTCATGGTTATGAAAG GTCTGAGAGTGAACGGCAACTGAAATCATCAGTCCGGAGGGCACCCAGCTTTAGTGGTCCTTTGAATCTTCCAAATCGTGCTTCAGCAAACAGTCTTTCAGCTCCTATCAAATCTTCTGGAG GATTTCGTGATTCTATAGATGACAAGTCGAAGGCTAATGTGGTTCAAATCAAAGGAAGATTTTCAGTAACATCAGAAAACTTGGATCTTGCAAGG GCATCCCCTTTGAGAAAATCTGCCAGTGTTGGGAATTGGATACTTGATTCTAAAATG CCAACGGGCCAGGCCATCAAGGAGTCAAGTAGTCATCTCTCATTCATTATACCTCAGCTTCAAAATCTGTTCCAGCAAAATTCAATGCAGCAG GATCTTATTATGAATCTAGTGAATACCTTACAACAAGCTGCTGAAACAACAGATG GTTCTCAAAATGGAAAGTTGCCGCCTTTGCCTCGAGGATCTGACAGCAATGGAACC GTTGTAGAACTTACAGCAGCTGAGCGAGAGAGGTTACTACTTACCAAGATAACCGAGCTTCGAGCTAG GATGAAAGAGTTGACGGAAGAACTTGAagtagaaaaatcaaaacagaccCAA CTGCAGCAGAAATTGAAATCAGTCACCGGTCGCGAGCAATTGTAA
- a CDS encoding F-box and associated interaction domains-containing protein (F-box and associated interaction domains-containing protein; CONTAINS InterPro DOMAIN/s: F-box domain, cyclin-like (InterPro:IPR001810), F-box domain, Skp2-like (InterPro:IPR022364), F-box associated domain, type 1 (InterPro:IPR006527), F-box associated interaction domain (InterPro:IPR017451); BEST Arabidopsis thaliana protein match is: type 2 peroxiredoxin-related / thiol specific antioxidant / mal allergen family protein (TAIR:AT1G65990.1); Has 1807 Blast hits to 1807 proteins in 277 species: Archae - 0; Bacteria - 0; Metazoa - 736; Fungi - 347; Plants - 385; Viruses - 0; Other Eukaryotes - 339 (source: NCBI BLink).): MRTTMSNLPKELVEDIVSRVPLHCLRAMRLTCKNWNALLESQSFKKMHIRKEEEAARELGENRMIVMMDYNVYLMGIIVNENLSIKSLGKLTCLHGSKQVKISQVFHCEGLLLCILKDDDTKIVVLNPYLGQTRWIQTRKYHRTSEWEGRDVYNYALRYETNSGNRSPKILRFIDDFHHHPENPALRYETYDFDTDLWTTLDVSPHWRIISRCGGVSLNGNTYWGAVERNASAYIGHMICFDFTRGGFGPLIPLPFKARGLVFAPLSSDRAEKIAALFRTSKKVVIWITTKIDATNVTWSNFFTIYISNLERNLSCKSFFTIYISNLERNLSCKSFFIDMEKKVAMVFDKEKGKKVAHNIINIIGEAGCVRKLVLKESGDKSCWPLVCSYVPSTVQIKQHNRGKRQKKVIRKGIDIDMRHDKRIKVD; encoded by the coding sequence ATGAGGACGACAATGTCAAATCTTCCAAAGGAACTAGTAGAGGACATTGTCTCTAGGGTTCCTTTACATTGTTTGAGAGCAATGCGATTAACTTGCAAAAACTGGAATGCTTTGTTAGAAAGCCAGAGCTTTAAGAAGATGCACATacggaaagaagaagaagcagcaagGGAATTAGGAGAGAATCGAATGATTGTGATGATGGATTACAACGTTTATTTAATGGGCATCATCGTCAACGAAAACCTATCCATAAAGTCTCTAGGTAAACTTACTTGCCTACATGGTTCTAAACAAGTCAAGATATCTCAAGTCTTTCATTGTGAGGGTTTATTATTATGCATCTTAAAAGACGATGATACTAAGATTGTGGTTTTGAATCCGTATTTGGGGCAAACAAGGTGGATCCAAACCAGAAAGTATCACCGTACAAGTGAATGGGAAGGACGAGATGTTTATAACTATGCTCTCCGATACGAAACTAACAGTGGAAACCGTAGCCCCAAAATCTTGAGGTTTATAGATGATTTCCATCACCACCCCGAAAACCCCGCTTTACGATATGAAACCTACGATTTTGATACTGATTTATGGACTACTCTTGATGTCTCTCCACACTGGCGGATAATATCTCGCTGTGGTGGTGTTTCTCTTAATGGAAACACTTATTGGGGCGCTGTAGAACGAAACGCATCTGCATATATTGGTCATATGATCTGCTTTGATTTTACAAGAGGAGGATTTGGACCGCTTATACCTCTGCCGTTTAAGGCTAGGGGTTTAGTTTTTGCGCCACTATCTTCGGATAGAGCAGAGAAGATCGCGGCTTTATTTCGGACAAGCAAAAAGGTTGTGATATGGATTACGACTAAGATTGATGCCACAAATGTAACTTGGAGCAATTTCttcacaatatatatatcgaaCCTTGAGCGAAATCTTTCATGTAAGAGTTTCttcacaatatatatatcgaaCCTTGAGCGAAATCTTTCATGTAAGAGTTTCTTCATTGAcatggagaagaaagttgctatggtttttgataaagaaaaaggaaaaaaagtcGCTcacaacattattaatatcaTTGGAGAGGCTGGATGCGTGAGGAAATTGGTTCTTAAAGAATCTGGAGACAAAAGCTGTTGGCCACTTGTGTgctcttatgttccaagtACAGTGCAAATCAAGCAACATAATAGAGgcaaaaggcaaaaaaaagtgattagGAAAGGCATCGACATTGATATGAGACATGATAAACGTATCAAGGTTGATTAG